In Frondihabitans sp. PAMC 28766, a genomic segment contains:
- a CDS encoding Gfo/Idh/MocA family protein yields MTTAPLRAAVVGCGIIGRHHARVLVGHPDFVVTAAVDAVLPAAVGLADEVAASGAPRPLVTDSLEAALEGAEIDVVVVCSPSGLHVSLAETALAAGRHVVIEKPLDVSVKSARRISELASAAAPQGLMVSVISQHRFDPANRVVAEAAHAGRFGRISSGLASVAWWRSQGYYDSGDWRGTWALDGGGAVMNQGVHNVDLLVWMLGRPVEISAQTGLLAHERIEVEDVAVATVRFESGALAVIHATTAAYPGLSTRLQVHGDTGSGVVTDDRLEYFHVASPDAETGPQAALDTANQATDLLPDDQLVGGPAEQDHFLRGHARQYDDISRAIRAGTPPGVTVDDALLSLATVKAIYVSATLGRPVLVDDVLTGALDDQDVTVGVRP; encoded by the coding sequence ATGACCACCGCACCCCTCAGAGCAGCCGTCGTCGGCTGCGGCATCATCGGGCGCCACCACGCGCGCGTCCTCGTCGGCCACCCCGACTTCGTCGTCACCGCCGCGGTGGACGCCGTCCTGCCCGCGGCCGTCGGCCTCGCCGACGAGGTCGCCGCGTCGGGCGCTCCCCGCCCGCTGGTGACGGACTCGCTCGAAGCCGCCCTCGAGGGCGCCGAGATCGACGTCGTCGTCGTCTGCTCCCCCAGCGGGCTCCACGTGTCGCTCGCCGAGACCGCCCTCGCGGCCGGCCGCCACGTCGTCATCGAGAAGCCGCTCGACGTCAGCGTGAAAAGCGCGCGCCGCATCTCCGAGCTCGCCTCGGCCGCCGCACCGCAGGGCCTGATGGTGTCCGTGATCAGCCAGCACCGCTTCGATCCTGCGAACCGGGTCGTCGCCGAGGCCGCGCACGCCGGGCGCTTCGGCAGGATCTCGTCGGGGCTGGCCTCGGTGGCATGGTGGCGGAGCCAGGGCTATTACGACTCCGGCGACTGGCGTGGCACCTGGGCCCTCGACGGCGGCGGCGCCGTCATGAATCAGGGCGTGCACAACGTCGACCTGCTCGTCTGGATGCTCGGACGCCCGGTCGAGATCAGCGCGCAGACCGGCCTCCTCGCCCACGAGCGGATCGAGGTCGAAGACGTCGCGGTGGCGACCGTGCGGTTCGAGTCGGGAGCCCTCGCCGTCATCCACGCCACGACCGCGGCGTACCCGGGCCTCTCGACCCGCCTCCAGGTGCACGGCGACACCGGCTCCGGGGTCGTGACCGACGATCGCCTCGAGTACTTCCACGTCGCCTCGCCCGACGCCGAGACCGGGCCGCAGGCGGCCCTCGACACAGCCAACCAGGCGACGGATCTCCTGCCCGACGATCAGCTCGTCGGCGGGCCGGCCGAGCAGGATCACTTCCTCCGCGGGCACGCGCGCCAGTACGACGACATCTCCCGCGCGATCCGCGCGGGCACTCCGCCCGGCGTCACGGTCGACGACGCCCTGTTGTCGTTGGCGACGGTCAAGGCGATCTACGTCTCGGCCACGCTCGGGCGGCCGGTGCTCGTCGACGACGTCCTCACCGGGGCCCTGGACGACCAGGACGTCACCGTGGGGGTGCGCCCATGA
- a CDS encoding sugar phosphate isomerase/epimerase has translation MTTSTQTLTWTLSGFGDEIDDDPVVQTAVLNSLGARHIEVRGAWGTNVVDFSPSQLTELKTVLDRRETGVSAIASPIGKVPVALPVDHELGRLAKAIDAAHALECRYVRIFSFYPGEGQDPDLIRDDVLVRMRALADLAEREGVILLHENEKEIFGDIPSRVLDIVESVGSSALRLAWDNANFVQCGVKPFTEAWPLLHEYVDYLQVKDAVAATGQVVPAGSGDGELLETVTALRDRGYDGFASLEPHLADTNALGGFSGPAEFGRAARAFATLTDRIGVQTR, from the coding sequence ATGACCACATCCACCCAGACACTCACCTGGACCCTGTCCGGGTTCGGTGACGAGATCGACGACGATCCGGTCGTCCAGACCGCGGTGCTCAACTCGCTCGGCGCGCGACACATCGAAGTCCGCGGCGCGTGGGGTACCAACGTCGTGGACTTCAGCCCGTCGCAGCTGACCGAGCTGAAGACCGTTCTCGACCGCCGAGAGACCGGGGTGTCGGCGATCGCGTCGCCGATCGGCAAGGTGCCCGTCGCCCTCCCGGTCGACCACGAGCTCGGCCGCCTGGCGAAGGCCATCGACGCAGCCCACGCGCTGGAGTGCCGTTATGTGCGGATCTTTTCGTTCTATCCGGGCGAGGGGCAGGATCCCGACCTCATCCGCGACGACGTCCTGGTGCGGATGCGCGCGCTCGCCGATCTCGCCGAACGAGAGGGCGTGATCCTGCTCCACGAGAACGAGAAGGAGATCTTCGGCGACATCCCGTCGCGCGTGCTCGACATCGTCGAGTCCGTCGGGTCGAGCGCCCTCCGCCTCGCGTGGGACAACGCCAACTTCGTGCAGTGCGGGGTGAAGCCGTTCACCGAGGCCTGGCCGCTCCTGCACGAGTACGTCGACTACCTGCAGGTCAAGGATGCTGTGGCCGCCACCGGGCAGGTGGTGCCCGCCGGGTCTGGAGACGGAGAGCTCCTCGAGACCGTCACCGCGCTCCGCGACCGCGGCTACGACGGCTTCGCGTCACTCGAGCCGCACCTGGCAGACACCAATGCTCTCGGCGGCTTCTCGGGGCCTGCCGAATTCGGGCGTGCCGCCCGAGCCTTCGCGACACTCACCGATCGGATCGGAGTCCAGACCAGATGA
- a CDS encoding carbohydrate ABC transporter permease, translating to MSTLTARGRRTDVTRLLPRGLLIGIIAVLLVFVLVPVVYILLASVNSDIGVASGDFWPSAFTLTNYSKIWTTVALGRGLANSIVVAGSVAVVCAFVAVATAYVLVRFDFRGRLTFLRGLLALQSIPGTLLLLPVFVLFSSFATATGVQVVGTRWGLFITYLTFALPFSTWVMVTYLRGLPRELEEAARIDGASSWRILTRIVVPLSWPGIVVSGIFAFLLGWNDVLFASIMTTPNTRTAAVALEVFGATQEGGALPVYGQMMAAALVCAVPVVVLYLIFQRYLVGGLTAGGVK from the coding sequence ATGAGCACTCTGACTGCCCGAGGGCGCCGGACGGACGTCACACGCCTGCTCCCTCGCGGCCTTCTGATCGGAATCATCGCCGTGCTGCTCGTCTTCGTGCTGGTGCCGGTGGTCTACATCCTCCTGGCGTCGGTGAACTCCGACATCGGCGTGGCGAGCGGCGACTTCTGGCCGAGCGCCTTCACGCTCACGAACTACTCGAAGATCTGGACGACCGTCGCCCTCGGCCGGGGGCTGGCGAACAGCATCGTCGTGGCGGGATCCGTCGCCGTCGTCTGCGCGTTCGTCGCCGTCGCGACGGCGTACGTGCTCGTCCGCTTCGACTTCCGGGGCCGGTTGACGTTCCTCCGCGGTCTGCTGGCGCTTCAGTCGATCCCGGGCACGCTGCTGCTCCTTCCGGTGTTCGTGCTCTTCTCGAGCTTCGCGACCGCGACGGGCGTGCAGGTCGTCGGAACCCGCTGGGGCCTGTTCATCACGTACCTCACCTTCGCCCTGCCGTTCTCGACCTGGGTGATGGTGACCTACCTCCGGGGGCTCCCCCGCGAGCTCGAAGAGGCCGCCAGGATCGACGGGGCGTCGTCGTGGCGGATCCTCACCCGCATCGTCGTGCCGCTGTCGTGGCCCGGGATCGTCGTCTCGGGCATCTTCGCGTTCCTGCTCGGCTGGAACGACGTTCTGTTCGCGTCGATCATGACCACCCCGAACACGCGGACGGCGGCCGTCGCCCTCGAGGTCTTCGGGGCCACCCAGGAGGGTGGTGCGCTCCCGGTCTACGGGCAGATGATGGCGGCAGCGCTCGTCTGCGCCGTGCCCGTCGTCGTCCTCTATCTCATCTTCCAGCGCTACCTCGTCGGTGGCCTCACAGCAGGAGGCGTCAAATGA
- a CDS encoding carbohydrate ABC transporter permease, whose product MTRILETTKRRAPNPAAPTPPVGRRRRLSTRGRPLWMLLPGGVLMALVILIPLLIGIVLSLLNLNAYTLRSWFSAPFVGVQNYAEALTGSGLLSSIGISVSFALIVTAVTLPIGVVAALATQNVFRGRAVVRSVFLIPYVLPAFVVASVWRTILQPDGIANHALGVFGLDGGLWLNGPHSFGVLVFVAIWSSWPFVYLLSLAGLQAVENEVHEAAAIDGALWWAKLRYVILPYLKGPVSLAVIISILHSINNFTLPFVLFGVPTPNSVQVLPVLTYIESFQSFRFGLSAAMAIVSLVIVAIPLFIYLRAVRLDTGEEAGR is encoded by the coding sequence ATGACGAGAATTCTCGAGACCACGAAGCGGCGAGCGCCGAATCCGGCCGCACCGACGCCTCCGGTCGGCAGACGGAGACGACTGAGCACCCGGGGTCGTCCGCTCTGGATGCTCCTCCCGGGCGGCGTCCTGATGGCGCTAGTGATCCTGATCCCGCTGCTGATCGGCATCGTGCTGTCACTGCTGAACCTGAACGCCTACACGCTGCGATCCTGGTTCTCGGCTCCGTTCGTGGGGGTCCAGAACTACGCAGAGGCGCTGACCGGCTCGGGTCTGCTGTCGTCGATCGGCATCAGCGTGAGCTTCGCTCTGATCGTCACGGCGGTCACTCTGCCGATCGGCGTGGTGGCGGCGCTCGCGACGCAGAACGTCTTCCGGGGCCGAGCCGTCGTGCGATCGGTGTTCCTGATCCCCTACGTGCTGCCGGCCTTCGTCGTGGCGTCGGTCTGGCGGACCATCCTGCAGCCGGACGGGATCGCGAACCACGCTCTGGGCGTGTTCGGGCTCGACGGCGGCCTCTGGCTGAACGGGCCGCACAGCTTCGGAGTGCTGGTCTTCGTGGCGATCTGGTCGTCGTGGCCGTTCGTCTACCTCTTGTCGCTCGCAGGCCTGCAGGCGGTCGAGAACGAGGTGCACGAGGCGGCGGCGATCGACGGGGCTCTGTGGTGGGCGAAGCTGCGCTACGTGATCCTGCCGTATCTGAAAGGCCCGGTGTCGCTCGCGGTCATCATCTCGATCCTGCACAGCATCAACAACTTCACCCTTCCGTTCGTGCTCTTCGGGGTGCCGACGCCGAACAGCGTGCAGGTTCTCCCGGTGCTCACGTACATCGAGAGCTTCCAGAGCTTCCGCTTCGGGCTCTCGGCGGCGATGGCGATCGTGTCTCTCGTGATCGTCGCCATTCCGCTGTTCATCTATCTGCGGGCCGTTCGGCTCGACACGGGCGAGGAGGCCGGACGATGA
- a CDS encoding ABC transporter substrate-binding protein — MAAEFTKTTGATLKFDTYASPADELTRIQTSVISGQGPDVYSIGTTFTPTAYSLGAFVKLSAADWKSIGGRSKFKQADLGISGPSEKDQIGIPVASRPYVMAYNKDLLKKAGITHPATTWDEFTKQAKKLTGKGVYGISTDYADPASPYKYTWAMAAEAGNPTVKNGKATIDSAAMKEAYQTYFGWMTKDHVVDPKAVGWNNAQALAAFASGKAAYLPMTTAATKPSLDKSAVAGKYAYAVMPTIPPGKTARPAGGVAAASILSGDNLVVANYSKNQALAFAYVKQVTAKQEQLDFYKTFGQLPTNQAAADELQKQEPDLTPIVRAADESVPTPFTGAWSDIQLALVNINTQSIPALKAGSISKAQIGQQLAIAQQSAAQALAQQPE; from the coding sequence ATGGCTGCCGAATTCACGAAGACGACCGGAGCGACGCTGAAATTCGACACGTACGCGTCCCCGGCCGACGAGCTGACCCGGATCCAGACGTCCGTCATCTCCGGCCAGGGGCCCGATGTCTACAGCATCGGCACCACGTTCACGCCGACCGCCTATTCACTCGGGGCCTTCGTGAAGCTCAGCGCCGCCGACTGGAAGTCCATCGGCGGTCGCAGCAAGTTCAAGCAGGCCGACCTCGGTATCTCGGGCCCCAGCGAGAAAGACCAGATCGGTATCCCCGTCGCGAGCCGCCCCTACGTGATGGCCTACAACAAGGACCTCCTGAAGAAGGCCGGCATCACACACCCGGCCACCACCTGGGACGAGTTCACGAAGCAGGCGAAGAAGCTGACGGGCAAGGGCGTCTACGGCATCAGCACCGACTACGCCGACCCGGCCTCGCCCTACAAGTACACCTGGGCCATGGCCGCGGAGGCCGGCAACCCGACTGTGAAGAACGGCAAGGCCACCATCGACTCGGCGGCCATGAAGGAGGCGTACCAGACGTACTTCGGCTGGATGACGAAAGACCACGTCGTCGACCCGAAGGCCGTCGGCTGGAACAATGCGCAGGCACTCGCGGCCTTCGCCTCCGGCAAGGCGGCATACCTGCCGATGACGACGGCGGCGACGAAGCCCTCGCTCGACAAGTCGGCCGTCGCGGGCAAGTACGCCTACGCGGTCATGCCGACGATCCCGCCGGGCAAGACCGCTCGCCCCGCCGGCGGCGTCGCGGCCGCGAGCATCCTGTCGGGTGACAACCTCGTCGTGGCGAACTACTCGAAGAATCAGGCGCTGGCGTTCGCCTACGTCAAGCAGGTGACCGCCAAGCAGGAGCAGCTCGACTTCTACAAGACCTTCGGCCAGCTCCCGACCAACCAGGCGGCGGCCGACGAGCTGCAGAAGCAGGAGCCCGACCTCACCCCGATCGTGCGGGCCGCCGACGAATCGGTCCCCACCCCGTTCACCGGCGCCTGGAGCGACATCCAGCTCGCCCTGGTGAACATCAATACGCAGAGCATTCCTGCGCTCAAAGCCGGGTCGATCTCGAAGGCGCAGATCGGCCAGCAGCTGGCGATCGCCCAGCAGTCGGCCGCCCAAGCGCTCGCCCAGCAGCCCGAGTAA
- a CDS encoding LacI family DNA-binding transcriptional regulator — MTDSVRRKAATLSDVADMLGLAPSTISRALTTPDRVNSATRERIERAAADIGYVSPRAAASTASRTRAVAVLVSDITNPFFFGIIRGTQMQLKAAGYRQILVDTEESGELEAATLTALGTSAVGAVVTASRLPDADLAAFADTLPLVAINRRPDGVPNILIDTPGGVAQALEHLYSLGHREIVYVSGPVSSWSNERRWKALERSAEHLGITPQRVGPFTPTTAAGAIAADVALTTGATACIVFNDLIAIGMLSRLRERGIGVPGDISIVGCDDIFGADFCNPPLTTLHAPIERAGRVAVSMLLARIDAGTGDTSERQSVLLPTTLTVRSTTGPAPTRKARR; from the coding sequence ATGACGGATTCCGTTCGTCGCAAAGCCGCGACCCTGAGCGACGTCGCCGACATGCTCGGCCTCGCCCCTTCCACGATCTCCCGAGCTCTCACGACGCCCGACCGGGTGAACAGCGCGACCCGCGAGCGGATCGAAAGGGCGGCCGCCGACATCGGCTACGTCTCGCCTCGAGCGGCAGCCTCGACGGCGAGCAGGACACGAGCGGTGGCCGTCCTCGTCTCCGACATCACGAATCCGTTCTTCTTCGGCATCATCCGAGGCACACAGATGCAGCTCAAGGCAGCCGGCTACCGGCAGATCCTCGTCGACACGGAGGAGTCAGGCGAGCTCGAGGCGGCGACCCTGACCGCGCTCGGAACGAGCGCCGTCGGCGCCGTCGTCACCGCGTCCCGACTCCCCGATGCCGACCTCGCCGCGTTCGCCGACACACTGCCGCTCGTCGCCATCAACAGGCGCCCGGACGGCGTGCCGAACATTCTGATCGACACCCCGGGCGGTGTCGCACAGGCTCTCGAGCACCTCTACTCGCTGGGTCATCGCGAGATCGTCTACGTCTCGGGCCCGGTCAGCTCGTGGTCGAACGAACGCCGCTGGAAGGCTCTCGAGCGCAGCGCCGAGCACCTGGGCATCACGCCCCAGCGAGTCGGCCCGTTCACCCCCACGACGGCCGCGGGGGCGATCGCCGCCGACGTCGCGCTGACGACCGGTGCCACCGCGTGCATCGTGTTCAACGACCTGATCGCGATCGGCATGCTCTCCCGGCTTCGCGAACGCGGCATCGGCGTGCCGGGCGACATCAGCATCGTGGGCTGCGACGACATCTTCGGCGCCGACTTCTGCAACCCTCCGCTCACGACGCTGCACGCGCCGATCGAGCGCGCCGGCCGGGTCGCGGTCTCGATGCTCCTCGCCCGGATCGACGCCGGCACCGGCGACACCTCCGAGCGGCAGTCGGTCCTCCTGCCGACGACTCTCACCGTCCGGTCGACGACCGGGCCGGCTCCTACCCGAAAGGCCCGACGATGA
- the uxaC gene encoding glucuronate isomerase: MTSLAPHPDRLLPADPATRALARDIYSSVREAPILSPHGHVDASILVENAPFDDPAALLITPDHYVLRLLHAVGVPLEQLGVEARDGSATTADGREIWRALASHWDVFLGTPVRYWFETELHDVFGLTEHPSAANADTQYDQLAAALQAPSMRPRALFDAFRIEVLATTDDPASDLAAHAALRDDPTFSGRVLPTFRADSYYDPARPEWRSSVEHLASVAGVDTTTHAGLLEALRSRREHFIRHGATASDTGVPDAGSEPLDASDAARIHDAALRGTVSTADAAAYRRTMLFESAKMAADDGLVMQLHPGILRNHHRPTLERFGPDVGDDLPLISSSYTEPLRPILEAFGTHPRFRMVLFTVDETVFTREIGPLAGFYLSVYAGAPWWFIDTPAAIRRYREAITDSVGFTKTSGFIDDTRAFCSIPARHDMSRRVDAGYLASLVVTHQISEDDAHRVAHDLVDTIPRATFRL, translated from the coding sequence ATGACGTCCCTCGCACCCCACCCGGATCGGCTCCTTCCGGCCGATCCGGCAACTCGTGCCCTCGCGCGCGACATCTACTCGTCCGTTCGGGAGGCGCCGATCCTGTCGCCCCACGGGCACGTGGACGCCTCGATCCTCGTCGAGAACGCCCCCTTCGACGACCCCGCCGCGCTCTTGATCACGCCCGACCACTACGTTCTGCGACTGCTGCACGCCGTCGGGGTGCCGCTCGAGCAGCTCGGAGTGGAGGCCCGCGACGGGTCGGCGACCACGGCCGACGGCCGGGAGATCTGGCGAGCCCTGGCAAGCCACTGGGACGTCTTCCTCGGCACACCGGTGCGGTACTGGTTCGAGACCGAGCTGCACGACGTCTTCGGCCTCACCGAGCACCCGTCGGCAGCGAACGCCGACACACAGTACGACCAGCTCGCAGCCGCCCTGCAGGCACCGTCGATGCGGCCACGGGCCCTCTTCGACGCCTTCCGGATCGAGGTGCTGGCGACCACCGATGATCCTGCCTCGGATCTGGCCGCGCATGCGGCCCTCCGCGACGACCCGACGTTCTCCGGTCGGGTCCTGCCGACCTTCCGGGCCGACAGCTACTACGACCCGGCCCGGCCCGAGTGGCGCTCGTCGGTGGAGCACCTGGCTTCCGTGGCAGGGGTCGACACCACGACGCACGCCGGCCTGCTCGAGGCCCTGCGGTCGCGGCGTGAGCACTTCATCCGGCACGGGGCCACCGCGTCGGACACGGGGGTGCCGGATGCCGGGTCGGAGCCCCTCGACGCCTCCGACGCCGCGCGTATCCACGACGCCGCACTGCGCGGAACCGTGTCGACAGCCGACGCTGCCGCGTACCGGCGCACGATGCTGTTCGAGAGCGCAAAGATGGCGGCCGACGACGGCCTGGTGATGCAGCTGCACCCCGGGATCCTGCGCAATCACCACCGCCCGACCCTCGAGCGCTTCGGGCCCGACGTCGGCGACGACCTGCCCCTGATCAGCTCGTCGTACACCGAGCCTCTGCGGCCGATCTTAGAGGCGTTCGGCACGCACCCGCGGTTCAGGATGGTCCTCTTCACCGTGGACGAGACCGTGTTCACCCGGGAGATCGGCCCGCTGGCAGGGTTCTACCTGTCGGTCTACGCCGGGGCGCCGTGGTGGTTCATCGACACGCCCGCCGCGATCCGTCGGTACCGCGAGGCCATCACCGACTCGGTCGGATTCACGAAGACCTCCGGGTTCATCGACGACACGCGCGCCTTCTGTTCCATCCCGGCACGACACGACATGTCGCGCCGAGTCGACGCGGGCTATCTCGCCTCGCTCGTCGTGACGCACCAGATCAGCGAGGACGATGCCCATCGTGTGGCGCACGACCTCGTCGACACCATTCCGCGGGCGACCTTCCGCCTCTGA
- a CDS encoding SDR family oxidoreductase — translation MSKVWFITGASKGFGREWTEAALDRGDSVAATARDTSTLDDLVAKYPDRLLPLKLDVDIRDDDFAAIKSAHDKFGRLDIVINNAGYGHFGAIEELTEKEVRAQLETNLFGALWVTQAALPILREQGSGHIINVSSIGGITAFPGIGAYHMSKWALEALGQSLSQEVAHLGIHVTTIEPGGFSTDWAGPSAKHSDELDAYQPLRDARQKSQTGVKRGDPTATGAAVLKIVDAEKPPLRVFFGESPLGTATKDYESRLALWNEWQPVAVEAQG, via the coding sequence TTGAGCAAAGTCTGGTTCATCACCGGAGCATCAAAGGGATTCGGCCGCGAGTGGACGGAAGCCGCCCTCGACCGCGGCGACAGCGTCGCTGCGACCGCCCGCGACACCTCGACCCTCGACGACCTGGTCGCCAAGTATCCCGACCGCCTCCTGCCGCTGAAGCTCGACGTCGACATCCGCGACGACGACTTCGCCGCCATCAAGAGCGCGCACGACAAATTCGGTCGCCTCGACATCGTCATCAACAACGCCGGGTACGGCCACTTCGGCGCCATCGAAGAGCTCACCGAGAAAGAGGTGCGCGCTCAGCTCGAGACCAACCTCTTCGGAGCGCTCTGGGTGACGCAGGCCGCCCTCCCGATCCTGCGCGAGCAGGGCTCGGGCCACATCATCAACGTCTCCAGCATCGGCGGCATCACCGCGTTCCCGGGCATCGGCGCCTACCACATGTCAAAGTGGGCGCTCGAGGCGCTCGGCCAGTCGCTGTCGCAGGAGGTCGCGCACCTCGGCATCCACGTGACCACCATCGAGCCCGGCGGGTTCTCGACCGACTGGGCCGGCCCGTCGGCCAAGCACAGCGACGAGCTCGACGCGTACCAGCCCCTCCGCGACGCCCGCCAGAAGTCGCAGACCGGCGTCAAGCGCGGTGACCCCACCGCAACGGGCGCCGCAGTGCTGAAGATCGTCGACGCCGAGAAGCCGCCGCTGCGTGTCTTCTTCGGCGAATCGCCCCTCGGCACAGCGACCAAGGACTACGAGTCGCGGCTGGCGCTCTGGAACGAGTGGCAGCCCGTGGCTGTCGAAGCGCAGGGCTAG
- a CDS encoding oxygenase MpaB family protein → MPAISSLTEPIRSRLQFTFNGQRTGTPQWVTDLEQGDDPGFFGPGSAVWAVHGGMSTIPAGVRALLVQALHPGALAGVHDHSRYREDPLGRLAGTIRWIFTVSYGSQEAATQASNWVLRLHEKVTGSYLDRNGVSRDYAANDPDLLSWVHMAFADSFLAAAMAWGAPIPGGPDAYVREWATAGELMGVQDPPRSVASMQRKLHAFDEAGILERTARTDDVVRFIRRPPLFPVLRAGYPVLFDGAVGTLSPRFRDLLGLRAPHLGPVALPTQPAAGLMLKGIGQLLGAEPAAATAARIRRARLGIT, encoded by the coding sequence ATGCCAGCCATTTCGTCGTTGACGGAGCCCATCCGCTCGCGGCTCCAGTTCACCTTCAACGGGCAGCGCACCGGCACCCCGCAGTGGGTCACCGATCTCGAGCAGGGCGACGACCCCGGGTTCTTCGGCCCCGGAAGCGCCGTCTGGGCAGTGCACGGCGGCATGTCGACCATCCCCGCGGGCGTCCGTGCCCTGCTGGTCCAGGCGTTGCATCCTGGTGCCCTCGCGGGGGTCCACGACCACTCGCGCTACCGCGAAGACCCGCTGGGGCGACTCGCCGGCACCATCCGCTGGATCTTCACCGTCTCGTACGGCTCGCAGGAGGCCGCGACGCAGGCCTCGAACTGGGTGCTGCGGCTGCACGAGAAGGTCACGGGCTCGTACCTCGACCGCAATGGCGTCTCGCGCGACTATGCGGCCAACGATCCCGACCTCTTGTCGTGGGTGCACATGGCCTTCGCCGACTCGTTCCTCGCTGCCGCCATGGCCTGGGGTGCGCCGATCCCCGGCGGCCCCGACGCCTACGTGCGCGAATGGGCGACCGCCGGCGAGCTGATGGGGGTGCAGGATCCGCCCCGCTCGGTCGCTTCCATGCAGCGGAAGCTTCACGCATTCGACGAGGCTGGCATCCTCGAGCGCACTGCGCGCACCGACGACGTGGTGCGGTTCATCCGGCGCCCACCGCTCTTCCCCGTGCTGCGCGCCGGCTACCCGGTGCTCTTCGACGGCGCCGTCGGCACGCTCTCGCCGCGCTTCCGCGACCTGCTGGGCCTCCGCGCCCCGCACCTCGGGCCCGTCGCTCTGCCGACGCAGCCCGCCGCCGGCCTCATGCTCAAGGGCATCGGCCAGCTGCTCGGGGCCGAGCCCGCCGCGGCCACGGCCGCGCGCATCCGTCGCGCCCGCCTCGGCATCACTTGA
- a CDS encoding zinc-dependent alcohol dehydrogenase family protein encodes MRATIMHNDGSVTSETVPDPVIDRPTDAIVRITASCICGSDLHPYHRGLGKLEQKRAGHEFIGIVEEVGADVVTLTKGDYVIAPFKISDGTCVNCRNGVYTSCTHGAWWGGDDDNGQPVDGGQGEAARVPYADGTLVKVDREVDDTLVPHLLALSDVMGTGHHAAVSARVGQGSTVAVIGDGAVGLSGVLAARRLGAARIVMMSKYPDRQAMATSFGATDIVATRGEEGIASVRDLFDGVGADSVLECVGSQASMDQAVGVARAGGVVGYVGAPSGQFPTRKLFDGNLTYSGGVAPVRKYIPELLDEILAGKLAPGSVFTDRLPLASVAEGYAAMDERRAIKVLLEP; translated from the coding sequence TTGCGCGCGACCATCATGCACAACGACGGCTCCGTCACCAGCGAGACCGTCCCGGATCCTGTGATCGACCGCCCCACCGACGCGATCGTGCGGATCACCGCCTCGTGCATCTGCGGGTCCGACCTGCACCCCTACCACCGCGGCCTCGGCAAACTCGAGCAGAAGCGCGCCGGCCACGAGTTCATCGGCATCGTCGAGGAGGTCGGTGCCGACGTCGTCACGCTGACGAAGGGCGACTATGTGATCGCGCCCTTCAAGATCAGCGACGGCACCTGCGTCAACTGCCGGAACGGCGTCTACACCTCGTGCACGCATGGCGCCTGGTGGGGCGGAGACGACGACAACGGCCAGCCGGTCGACGGCGGACAGGGCGAGGCGGCGCGCGTTCCCTACGCCGACGGGACTCTCGTCAAGGTCGACCGCGAAGTCGACGACACCCTCGTGCCGCACCTGCTCGCGCTCTCGGATGTGATGGGCACCGGGCACCACGCGGCCGTCTCGGCCCGGGTCGGCCAGGGCTCGACCGTCGCCGTGATCGGCGACGGCGCCGTCGGTCTCAGCGGTGTGCTTGCAGCACGCCGCCTGGGCGCCGCCCGCATCGTGATGATGTCGAAGTACCCCGACCGCCAGGCGATGGCGACGTCGTTCGGTGCGACGGACATCGTGGCGACCCGCGGCGAGGAGGGGATCGCCTCCGTTCGCGATCTGTTCGACGGCGTCGGCGCGGACTCCGTGCTCGAATGCGTCGGATCCCAGGCCTCGATGGACCAGGCCGTGGGGGTGGCCCGGGCCGGCGGAGTCGTCGGCTACGTCGGCGCGCCCAGCGGGCAGTTCCCGACCCGGAAGCTGTTCGACGGCAACTTGACCTACTCGGGCGGTGTGGCGCCGGTGCGGAAGTACATCCCTGAGCTGCTCGACGAGATCCTGGCCGGAAAGCTGGCGCCGGGCTCCGTCTTCACGGACCGGCTGCCGCTGGCGTCGGTCGCCGAGGGCTATGCGGCGATGGACGAGCGCCGCGCGATCAAGGTGCTGCTCGAGCCGTAG